The bacterium genomic sequence CCGTAGAATTGAGTTGCTCGTTGGGCGGGACAGACTGCCGGTTCTGGCGGCGGCGTGGCACGCCGTGTGTCGTATATGGGCCAACGCCGCACAATATCGCGGCGCCAGACGAGTACATTGAAGTCGCGGATCTAGTCAATGTCACCAAGGCGCATGCGCTGACGATGGCGAGGCTGCTCGCGTGATCGTGCGTTAATTCCTGACTATCGCCGGCGAGCGGATTTGAATCGATGACCTGCGCATTCCGAATGACCCCGAAGCCAATGTTCGACAATCTTCCGACACTTCGAAGGCTCAAAGAACCAGTGAATCGGCAAGAGTTCTTTCCGGCGGATCTCGCCGGTCATAGCTCGCCGCCACGGGTGGACGTCGACGGCGGCGCCAACGTAGCTGCGGCCGCCGGGGACATTGTCTTTGCGCCTGTTATACTAACCAGGGACAGCCCGCACGATGCGAGCGCGGTGGTGTCTCCTTCGGCCAACAACACACCGGCTTCTCCGAGGTTTCGTGCAGCGACTCCGTCGGCATCGAAAAACCACGATAGACATACAGAGAAGAGGGGTGCCGTTGGTGCAGCTTCACGGGTATCTCGCAGATCCCCCGTGCCGGAATCCCGCATTGCCGGCATGAATAAGGATCAACCGCCAACCTTCACGCTCGACGATCTGGAAGAACCCATTCGGGCGGAACTTTTCAGCCTGGAGCGGCTGGAACAGCACGCGGAGAGTCTCGCGGCGGCGCAGACTGTCACGAACGACACGGACCGGGGCCGTCCGCTGACCCCGCGGGTGGCAGAGAACGGCCGCGTGCTGCTGGACTCGTATCGGGTGATTGCGCCGGCGATCCGGGACGAGTATGCGGTCGTGCCCGCGGCTGAATGGCTGGTCGATAACTTCCACATCGTCGACCAGCAACTCCGGGAGATCGCAGACGATCTGCCCGCCGGCTACTACCGCGAACTTCCGAAGCTCGCCTCGGGGCCCCTGCGCGGGTATCCGCGCGTGTATGGTCTGGCCTGGGCCTTTGTGGCGCACACGGACAGCCGTTTCGATCCGGACACGTTGCGCCGCTTTGTGACGGCGTACCAGCGGGTACAACCGCTCACCATCGGCGAGCTGTGGGCCGTGGCCATCAGCCTCCGCGTGGTGCTCGTCGAGAACCTGCGAAGGCTGGCCGAGCGCATCGTGCGGAACCGCACCGCGCGCCAGGACGTCGACATGCTAATTGACAGCGTGATCGGCGCAAACGGGCACGCTCCGATCTCACCGGACGCGGCCCTCCGCCGCGCCGAAGGAACGCCGCTCGGCACGGCCTTTATCGTACAGCTGGTCCAGCGTCTGCGGGATCTCGGCCCGAAGGTGGATGTTGTCCAGCGCTGGCTCGACCAGCGGGTGGCGGCGCTGGGGACGACGGCCGACGACATTGTCCGGACCGGGCACCAGGCACAGGCTGCGATGACCGTCACGGTACGGAACATCATCACCAGCATGCGTTTGATGACGGACTTTGATTGGGCCGAATTCTTCGAGAGCGTCAGCCTGGCGGACGAAATACTTCGGCACGAAACCAACTTCGCCCAGATGGATTTCGCCACGCGGGATTCGTACCGCCATGCGATCGAGGACCTCTCGCGAGGATCGCGGCATTCGGAAATCGAGGTCGTGAGACGTGTGGTGGGCCGAATCACACGGGCCCTCCCAGAGCCGTCCGGCGACGGCCCGCCGCGCGAGGACCGCGCCGATGCGGGTTATTACCTGATTGCCGGGGGACGCCCGGCGCTGGAGCGCGAGCTCGGTTACCGCCTCGTCTGGCGAGACCGGCTCCTGCGCCTCTATTTGCGAAGCGCGGTGCCGGGCTACCTCGGGTCGATTACCCTCCTTACCGCCCTGATCGTGCTGCTGCCGCTGCTGTACGAACGGAACGCGGGAATCGCCGCGTGGGGGCTCTTGCTGCTCGGCCTCCTCGCCGTCGTGCCGGCTTCCGACCTGGCGATCGCGCTCATCAACCGGGCCGTGACCCACTCACTCAAGCCGCACGTGCTGCCGCGGCGGGAGCTGCGCGACGGAGTCACGCGGGAACTGCGAACGATGGTCGTCGTGCCCGCGCTGCTCACGGCCCAACATCAGGTGGAACAGCTGGTGGAGCGGCTGGAGGTCCACTACCTGGCGAACCCGGACGAGGAACTGCGCTTTGCGCTGCTCACCGACTGGCTGGACGCGCCGGCCGAGAGCCTCTCCGGTGACGACGAACTCCTGGCCGTCGCGGTGGACGGCGTCGTGAAGCTCAACACACTCTACGGTCCCGCGTCTGACGGCGGAGAGCGCTTCCTGCTGTTTCATCGGAAGCGTGTCTGGAACGAGCGCGAGGGTACGTGGATGGGGTGGGAGCGCAAGCGAGGGAAGCTGCGCGAACTGAACCGGGTGCTTCGGGGCGGCGCGAACACGACGTTTCTGCCGGTCGGCGGACGCCCGGTGCACGCCCCGTCGGGTGTTCGGTACGTCATCACCCTCGACACGGACACGCGTCTGCCGCGAGGCGCGGCGCGTCGTTTAATCGGGACCATGGCGCATCCACTCAATCAGCCGAGCTTCAGCCCGTCCGCCGGGCGCGTCGTGGAAGGCTATGGGATCGTGCAGCCGCGCATCAACCCATCGCTCCCGGCCGACCACGAGGGATCGCTGTTCCAGACCATCTTCTCGGGCCCGCGCGGCATGGATCCGTATGCTTCCGCGACGTCGGACGTCTACCAAGATTTGTTCGGAGAAGGCTCGTACACCGGCAAGGGAATCTACGACGTCGATGCGTTTGAGACGGCCTTGGCGGGCAAGATGCCGGATAATGCGCTGCTGAGCCACGATCTCTTCGAAGGTATCTTCGCGCGGGTTGCGCTGGCGTCAGACATCGAGCTGTTCGACGAGTTTCCTTCGCACTACGAAGCGGCGGCGGCCCGGCAGCATCGCTGGGTGCGCGGCGATTGGCAGCTGCTGCCGTGGGTCTTCGGACGGAGGCGCGCAACGTCGGGAGAGCGGCGCGCGGTCGCGATTCCCGCGATCGGCCGCTGGAAGATGATCGACAATCTGCGGCGCTCGTTGTCCGCTCCGGCGGCATTTTTCACGTTGGCCGCCGCCTGGCTGCTGCCGTCGGCCGCGGCCTGGGTGTGGACGGCGTTCATCTTGGCGACGATCGCGATCCCCGCGCTGCTGGCCTTCGTCATCGGATTCACGCCCCCTCGTCGAGGTATTTCCAGGCGCACCTATGTTCGCGCCGCCCTCACCGACCTTTCGGTCGGCGCGTCCCAGATCGGGCTTACGGTAACGCTGTTGGCGTCTCAGACATGGCTGATGTTGGACGCGATTCTGCGCACGGTGGGGCGTATGTTGATCACCCGCCGGCGTCTCTTGGAGTGGGTGACTGCGACGCAGACCGGGTCTGGGGGCGATCCGGCGCTCTCCGGAATCTATGCGCGCATGGCCGGCGGCGTGGTGCTTGCGCTGGCGGTGCCGGCGGCGGTGGCTGTTGAACGGCGCGCGGAGCCGGCCGCGGCGCTTCCGTTCATCGTGCTTTGGATCGCGGCACCCGCGGTCGCACGGTGGATCAGCCTGCCGCCGAGGCGCACCCGGGTCGAGCCGCTCTCCGAGACGAACGCTCGAGGGCTTCGAGTGATTGCGCGCCGGACGTGGCGTTTCTTCGAAGTATTCGTGACTCCGGCGGACCACGCGCTGCCTCCCGATAATTTCCAGGAGAATCCGAAGCCGGTCGTGGCCCATCGAACATCGCCGACGAACATGGGGCTGTATCTCCTGTCCACGTTGGCGGCGCGCGACCTGGGCTGGCTGGGTACGGCGGACGCCGTTGCGCGACTGGAAGGCACTCTCGAGACCATGAGCCGGCTCGAATCGTTTCGCGGGCACTTCTACAATTGGTACGACACGCGTGAACTTCGTCCGCTCGATCCCAAGTATGTCTCCTCAGTGGACAGCGGCAACCTTGCCGCACATCTCCTCGCCCTCGGGAACGGTTGCCGGGAACTGGTCCGGCATTCCTTTCTCGGACAGCGCGCGTTCGCCGGCCTGAACGACACGATTGCGCTCTTGCGCGAAGCGCTCGGCGGGGTTGCGGAGACGTCGCGCACGCATATCGTCACCCGGAAGCAGCTCAGTAATGCGATCGACGCGCTGGTCAACTCGCTGCAGCCGATGCCGGTCACTCCCGTCGAGTGGGCGGCGCGGTTCATCGAGCTAAGGACGCGTGCGCACACCATCGCCGACATCGCTCACGCCCTCGCTCAGGAACGCGGAGACGCTCCCGACTCCACGTTCTGCGCGTGGGCGGATGCCGTCGCGGCATGCGTCGAAAGTCACACGCGGGACGCGGCGATGTTTGTTCCGTGGATCCGGCTGGATTCCGGCGAGAGTACCGCAATGACCGCACGTTCTCTGCGGCGATCGCCGGACTGGGCATCGATCGAGTCGTTGTTTCACCCGCTCCCTGCGCTCGCGGACATTCCGGAACGCTTCGACGGAGCATTGCGGGAACTTGCCGCATTCCGCGCAGGCCTGCTCGACCAGGCATCCGCGGCCGCCGACACCTTGGGATATGTCGACGCCCTGGCAGACGCCGTCCGGCGCTCAGCCGACGATGCGGCCGCGCTCGTTCGCCGCCTGACCGCGATTACAGAGCGGGCGGAGACCATGTTCCGGAAAATGGACTTCAGCTTTCTGTTCGATCATACGCGCCGGCTTGTGTCCATCGGGTATCGGGTCACGGACGGCGCCCTGGACGCCAACTGTTACGACCTGCTTGCGTCCGAGGCGCGCCTCACGAGCTTCATCGCCATCGCCAAGGGCGATATCCCGTCGTCGCACTGGTTTCGTCTCGGCCGGGCGCTCACGCCGGTGGGCCACGGGTCCGCGCTCATCTCGTGGTCGGGCTCCATGTTCGAGTACCTCATGCCGCTGCTCGTGATGATGTCGCCGTCCGGCAGCCTGCTGAGCCAAACGTGCGAACTGGCGGTGCGGCGGCACATTGCCTACGGCGCAGAGCGCCGCGTGCCCTGGGGCATCTCGGAGTCGGCGTACAACGCGCGGGACTTGAACCTCGAGTACCAATACACCAGCTTTGGGGTGCCGGACTTAGGGCTCAAGCGCGGACTCGGTGAGGATCTGGTGATCGCACCATACGCGACCGCGCTCGCGTCCATGATCGATCCCAGCCAGGCGGCGCAGAACTTTGAGCGGATTGCCAAGGCCGGTGGAACGGGGGCGTATGGATTTTACGAAGCGCTCGATTACACGCGGACGCGGGTGCCCGAAGGGGGACATGTCGCGATCGTGCGCGCGTACCTGGCGCACCATCAGGGCATGTCGGTGGTCGCGCTCGCCAACGTGCTCAACGATGGGGCCATGCGCACCCGATTCCACGCGGACCCGATCGTGCAGGCGACCGAGCTGCTCCTGCAGGAGCGTACGCCGCGCGACGTGCTGGTCGCCCGGCCTCGCGCGGAAGACGTCCCCGCGGCGGCGCACGCCGGGACGCACGCGGTGCCGGTCGTGCGCCGATTCACGACCCCGTACGACGCGGTGCCCCGGACACATCTCCTGTCAAACGGACGCTACGGGGTGATGATCACGGCGGCCGGCTCGGGGTCAAGCCGCTGGCGCGATCTCGCGATCACGCGCTGGCGCGAAGACGCCACGCGAGACTGCTGGGGTACCTACATCTTTTTGCGCGATGCGCAGACGGGTCAGTCTTGGTCGGCGGGCTACCAACCCAGCGGCGCCGTCCCGGATGCCTACGAAGCCCGGTTCACCGAAGACCGCGCCGAAATCACCCGGCGGGATGGCGCGCTGGCCACGACGCTCGAGGTGCTGGTGTCGGACGAGGACGATGCGGAAGTGCGCCGCGTATCGATCACCAATCTCGGCGCGCGCACACGTGAAGTTCAAATCACGTCATATGCGGAGCTTGCGCTGGCGCCGCAGGCCGCCGATGTGGCGCACCCCGCGTTTTCCAACTTGTTTGTGGAGACGGAGTTCGTGCCGGCCGTGGACGCGCTCCTGGCGACGCGCCGCCGGCAACACGAGAACGATCCCGAGGTCTGGGTCGCGCACGTGGCGGTGGCGGACGGCGACTCCATCGGAGACCTGCAGTGCGAAACGGATCGCGTCAGATTTCTCGGACGCGGGCATCACGTACGCGCGCCCGTCTCCATTATCGACGGGCGGCCTCTTTCGAACACCGTCGGTGCCGTCCTCGACCCTGTGATGAGCCTGCGGCGGACGGTGCGTATCCGGCCGGGCACGACCGCGCGCGTGGTGTTCTCCACAATCGTCGCGCCGGCCCGCGACCAGGTGCTGGCGCTGGCGGACAAGTACCGGGATGCGGGCACGTTCGAACGCACGCTGACGCTGGCCTGGACACAGGCGCAGGTACAGCTGAATCATCTGGGGATCGCGCCTGACGAAGCGCATTTGTTCCAGCGGTTGGCCAATGCCGTCCTGTACTCGGATCCTGCGTTGCGGCCGTCCTCCGAGGTGCTGAGCCGCGGCGCGTTCGAGCGCTCTGCGCTGTGGTCACACGGGATTTCAGGCGATCTGCCCATCGTGCTGGTTCGCATCGACGAGGCGGAGGACGTCGGCATCATCAGGCAATTGCTGCGGGCGTATGAATACTGGCGTCTGAAGCAGTTGTCCGTCGACCTGGTCATTCTCAATGAGAAACCGCCGTCGTATGAACAAGAGCTGCAGGGGATCTTGAATGGGCTGGTGCGCGCGCGGCGGCAGGGCATGGCATCGGATCCGAGCGGCATCCACGGGGACATCTTTCTCCTGAGGGGAGACCTGCTGACGGCGCAGGACCGCGCGTTGTTGCAAACGGCGGCCCGCGCGGTGCTGCTCAGCCGGCACGGCTCACTGGCCGAGCAAGTGCTCCGGTCGCAGCGCGCCGAAGCCGCGGCGCCGCCCGTGTCGCGCCCGCGCCGCCCGGGCAACGGGGCGGATGTACCGCTGAACGTCCCCGAGCTCGAACTCTTCAACGGCCTCGGCGGCTTTGCCGACGGCGGCCGGGAATATGTGATCGTCCTCGGGGAAGGGCTGCGCACGCCGGCGCCGTGGGTCAATGTGATTGCGAACCCCACGTTCGGGTTTCTCGTTTCGGAGTCCGGCTCGGGTTATACGTGGGCGCTCAACAGCCATGAGAATCAACTTACGCCCTGGTCAAACGACCAGGTCACCGATCCACCCGGTGAGGCGCTGTACATTCGCGACGAGGACACCGGCGAAGTCTGGAGCCCGACAGCGCTGCCGGTTCGGGATGAATCGTCACCGTATGTGGCGCGGCACGGCCAAGGCTACAGCCGGTTTCAGCATGGCTCGCGCGGGATTTTGACGGACTTGCTGCAGTACGTGCCGGTGCAAGACCCGATCAAGATCTCCCGTCTCGTCCTCGAGAATCGTTCGGGGCGTGCCCGCCGCCTCTCCGTGACCGGATACGCGGAGTGGGTGCTCGGGAATTCGCGCAGTGCGACCGCTCCGTATGTTGTCACCGAAGTGGATGCGCAAACAGGCGCGCTGTGTGCGCGAAGCGCATGGAGCGGCGAGTTCGGCGGACGCGTCGCGTTTGCCGATCTCGGAGGGCGCCAGATGTCTTGGTCGGGCGACCGCACGGCGTTTCTGGGCCGGAATGGCGTGCCCGAGCGGCCGGCGGCACTGGAGCACGGCGGACCGCTGTCCGGGGGGGCGGGCGCGGGTCTCGATCCGTGCGCGGCCCTGCAAACGCAGCTTGAATTGCGTCCCGGCGAGCGCGCCGAAATTGTCTTCTTCCTCGGTCAGGGGGAAAGCCAGAAAGAGGCGCGGGAGTTGATCACTCGTTATCGCGCCGCGGATCTCGACGAGGTCCTGCGAGACGTCACCCGGCGATGGGACGACGTGCTCGGGACCGTCCGGATTGCCACCCCCGAGCGGTCAATGGATATCCTGGTGAACCGCTGGCTGCTCTACCAGACGCTGTCCTCTCGAGTGTGGGGACGCGCGGGATTCTATCAGGCGAGCGGCGCCTATGGCTTCCGCGATCAACTGCAGGATGTGACTGGGCTGGCTGTCGCGACACGCGATGTTGCCCGTCAGCATCTTTTGCGTGCCGCCGCGCGCCAGTTCACGCAGGGCGACGTTCAACACTGGTGGCACCCACCGTCGGGACGCGGAGTGCGCACGCGCATTTCGGACGACCTGCTGTGGCTTCCCTATGCCGTCTTGCAATTCATCGAGGTGGCGGGCGATCACGGCGTGCTCGATGAAATCGTGCCGTTCCTGGAGGGCGACGCGCTCGCGCAGGGGCAGAACGAATCGTACTTCCAACCCCGGGTCTCGGACACGACCGGTACGCTCTTTGAACACTGCGCGCGCGCGCTCGATCGGAGCCTCGCGGTGGGAAGCCATGGGCTCCCGCTGATCGGGACGGGCGATTGGAACGACAGCTTGAACCGCGTCGGGCCGCAGGGCAAGGGAGAGAGCGTGTGGCTGGGGTGGTTTCTGCATACGCTCCTATGGGAGTTTGCCAAGATTGCCGATGCGCGGGGCGAGCACCGGCGCGCGGAGAGCTGGCGGCTGCACGTCAGCGCGCTCAAGGCCGCGCTCGAACGGCACGGATGGGACGGCGAATGGTATCGCCGCGCGTATTTCGACGACGGCACACCGCTGGGCTCCGCCACAAACACGGAGTGCCGGATTGACTCCATTGCGCAATCCTGGGGCGTCATCAGCGGCGCCGCCGAGCCGGGCCGCGGAGCACGCGCGATGGCCGCGGTGGATCAGATCCTCGTGCGGCGTCCGGAGGGGCTGGTGCTGTTGCTCACGCCGCCCTTTAACCGGGCGGCGCACGACCCGGGCTACATCAGCGGGTATGTGCCCGGCATCCGTGAAAACGGCGGGCAATACACGCACGCGGCCGCGTGGACCGTGCTGGCCTTTGCCGCACTGGGCGACGGAGACAAGGCGGCTGAGTTGTTCGGCATGTTGAACCCGATTAATCGGGCCGTCTCGCGCGCGACCGTGCAACGGTACAAAGTGGAGCCCTACGCGGTGGCCGCCGATGTGTATTCCGAGCCCCCGCATGTGGGGCGCGGCGGCTGGACCTGGTATACCGGATCAGCCGCATGGCTCTACCGTGCGGCGACGGAGTGGATGCTGGGCTTTCGCGTGCGCGGAACGACGTTCTCAATCGATCCCTGCATCCCGCGAATCTGGCCGGGGTACTCGATCCGTTTTCGGTATCATTCCGCCATCTACGACGTCCAGGTGGAAAACCCATCCGGCGTGTGCCGGGGTGTCATTCTGGCTGAACTAGATGGCAGGCGCCTGGAGGGTTCGGCAACCATCCCGCTTGCCGACGATGACGTGGAACATCACGTCCGCGTTGTGTTGGGATGAGTTTCAGCAGACCCGCCCGAATGAGCTGCCTTAAACAGGGTAGGGCTTGGGGGGGGATTGCGCGTGAGCACGCCAGAGGAGCGAATTCGGAAGAAGGGCGAAGAGCTGGATGAGCGGGCGAAGAAGGGGCAAGTACAGGGAGGCATATCAATGAAACCAGAAGCTGGAGGGAAGGTTAAGTTTGGAATTTGGGGCCTTATTTGTGGGGCGGTTATCACAATGATCATCGGCTTTGCGTGGGGTGGTTGGACAACCGGGGGCACTGGCCGACAGAGAACCGAAGAGGCGGTCTTGGCGACTCGGGCGGCGATCTGCGTCGCCCAATTCATAAAGGACCCGAACTATAAAGAGAAACTTAAAGAACTAAAGGCGTTAGATTCCTATGAGAGAAGTGCCTTCATTGAAAAAGGGGGCTGGGACAAAATGCCCGGGGAACAAAAGCCAAGCTTTGATGTAAGCCGAGCCTGCGCCGACGGGCTTGAATATCTTACGAAATAGGCTAGTAGGATAATCACGGTCTAGGCAAGGGCAAGCGGGGTGCCGATGGACATTCAGCAGATCCTGACGAGACTCCCTCAGCGTTATCCATTCTTGCTC encodes the following:
- a CDS encoding glucoamylase family protein: MNKDQPPTFTLDDLEEPIRAELFSLERLEQHAESLAAAQTVTNDTDRGRPLTPRVAENGRVLLDSYRVIAPAIRDEYAVVPAAEWLVDNFHIVDQQLREIADDLPAGYYRELPKLASGPLRGYPRVYGLAWAFVAHTDSRFDPDTLRRFVTAYQRVQPLTIGELWAVAISLRVVLVENLRRLAERIVRNRTARQDVDMLIDSVIGANGHAPISPDAALRRAEGTPLGTAFIVQLVQRLRDLGPKVDVVQRWLDQRVAALGTTADDIVRTGHQAQAAMTVTVRNIITSMRLMTDFDWAEFFESVSLADEILRHETNFAQMDFATRDSYRHAIEDLSRGSRHSEIEVVRRVVGRITRALPEPSGDGPPREDRADAGYYLIAGGRPALERELGYRLVWRDRLLRLYLRSAVPGYLGSITLLTALIVLLPLLYERNAGIAAWGLLLLGLLAVVPASDLAIALINRAVTHSLKPHVLPRRELRDGVTRELRTMVVVPALLTAQHQVEQLVERLEVHYLANPDEELRFALLTDWLDAPAESLSGDDELLAVAVDGVVKLNTLYGPASDGGERFLLFHRKRVWNEREGTWMGWERKRGKLRELNRVLRGGANTTFLPVGGRPVHAPSGVRYVITLDTDTRLPRGAARRLIGTMAHPLNQPSFSPSAGRVVEGYGIVQPRINPSLPADHEGSLFQTIFSGPRGMDPYASATSDVYQDLFGEGSYTGKGIYDVDAFETALAGKMPDNALLSHDLFEGIFARVALASDIELFDEFPSHYEAAAARQHRWVRGDWQLLPWVFGRRRATSGERRAVAIPAIGRWKMIDNLRRSLSAPAAFFTLAAAWLLPSAAAWVWTAFILATIAIPALLAFVIGFTPPRRGISRRTYVRAALTDLSVGASQIGLTVTLLASQTWLMLDAILRTVGRMLITRRRLLEWVTATQTGSGGDPALSGIYARMAGGVVLALAVPAAVAVERRAEPAAALPFIVLWIAAPAVARWISLPPRRTRVEPLSETNARGLRVIARRTWRFFEVFVTPADHALPPDNFQENPKPVVAHRTSPTNMGLYLLSTLAARDLGWLGTADAVARLEGTLETMSRLESFRGHFYNWYDTRELRPLDPKYVSSVDSGNLAAHLLALGNGCRELVRHSFLGQRAFAGLNDTIALLREALGGVAETSRTHIVTRKQLSNAIDALVNSLQPMPVTPVEWAARFIELRTRAHTIADIAHALAQERGDAPDSTFCAWADAVAACVESHTRDAAMFVPWIRLDSGESTAMTARSLRRSPDWASIESLFHPLPALADIPERFDGALRELAAFRAGLLDQASAAADTLGYVDALADAVRRSADDAAALVRRLTAITERAETMFRKMDFSFLFDHTRRLVSIGYRVTDGALDANCYDLLASEARLTSFIAIAKGDIPSSHWFRLGRALTPVGHGSALISWSGSMFEYLMPLLVMMSPSGSLLSQTCELAVRRHIAYGAERRVPWGISESAYNARDLNLEYQYTSFGVPDLGLKRGLGEDLVIAPYATALASMIDPSQAAQNFERIAKAGGTGAYGFYEALDYTRTRVPEGGHVAIVRAYLAHHQGMSVVALANVLNDGAMRTRFHADPIVQATELLLQERTPRDVLVARPRAEDVPAAAHAGTHAVPVVRRFTTPYDAVPRTHLLSNGRYGVMITAAGSGSSRWRDLAITRWREDATRDCWGTYIFLRDAQTGQSWSAGYQPSGAVPDAYEARFTEDRAEITRRDGALATTLEVLVSDEDDAEVRRVSITNLGARTREVQITSYAELALAPQAADVAHPAFSNLFVETEFVPAVDALLATRRRQHENDPEVWVAHVAVADGDSIGDLQCETDRVRFLGRGHHVRAPVSIIDGRPLSNTVGAVLDPVMSLRRTVRIRPGTTARVVFSTIVAPARDQVLALADKYRDAGTFERTLTLAWTQAQVQLNHLGIAPDEAHLFQRLANAVLYSDPALRPSSEVLSRGAFERSALWSHGISGDLPIVLVRIDEAEDVGIIRQLLRAYEYWRLKQLSVDLVILNEKPPSYEQELQGILNGLVRARRQGMASDPSGIHGDIFLLRGDLLTAQDRALLQTAARAVLLSRHGSLAEQVLRSQRAEAAAPPVSRPRRPGNGADVPLNVPELELFNGLGGFADGGREYVIVLGEGLRTPAPWVNVIANPTFGFLVSESGSGYTWALNSHENQLTPWSNDQVTDPPGEALYIRDEDTGEVWSPTALPVRDESSPYVARHGQGYSRFQHGSRGILTDLLQYVPVQDPIKISRLVLENRSGRARRLSVTGYAEWVLGNSRSATAPYVVTEVDAQTGALCARSAWSGEFGGRVAFADLGGRQMSWSGDRTAFLGRNGVPERPAALEHGGPLSGGAGAGLDPCAALQTQLELRPGERAEIVFFLGQGESQKEARELITRYRAADLDEVLRDVTRRWDDVLGTVRIATPERSMDILVNRWLLYQTLSSRVWGRAGFYQASGAYGFRDQLQDVTGLAVATRDVARQHLLRAAARQFTQGDVQHWWHPPSGRGVRTRISDDLLWLPYAVLQFIEVAGDHGVLDEIVPFLEGDALAQGQNESYFQPRVSDTTGTLFEHCARALDRSLAVGSHGLPLIGTGDWNDSLNRVGPQGKGESVWLGWFLHTLLWEFAKIADARGEHRRAESWRLHVSALKAALERHGWDGEWYRRAYFDDGTPLGSATNTECRIDSIAQSWGVISGAAEPGRGARAMAAVDQILVRRPEGLVLLLTPPFNRAAHDPGYISGYVPGIRENGGQYTHAAAWTVLAFAALGDGDKAAELFGMLNPINRAVSRATVQRYKVEPYAVAADVYSEPPHVGRGGWTWYTGSAAWLYRAATEWMLGFRVRGTTFSIDPCIPRIWPGYSIRFRYHSAIYDVQVENPSGVCRGVILAELDGRRLEGSATIPLADDDVEHHVRVVLG